The following are encoded in a window of Echeneis naucrates chromosome 19, fEcheNa1.1, whole genome shotgun sequence genomic DNA:
- the exoc7 gene encoding exocyst complex component 7 isoform X5 — translation MGRNSGMIPTEDASARKREIEEKLRQEQETLSFIRENLEKSDQLTKGMVSILSSFESRLMQLENSIIPVHKQTENLQRLQENVDKTLSCMDHVISYYHVAKDTDRIIREGPTGRLDEYLGCIAKIQKAVEYFQDNNPDSPELNTVKARFEKGKELLEAEFRSLLTRYSKPVPPVLILDAITVDEELEVQEDVVLEHLPEAVLQDIICIAGWLVEYGRNQDFMNVYFQIRSNQLDRSIKGLKDHFRKNSASSGTLYSPAIQTKRKDTPTKKAPKRPGTIRKAQNLLKQYSQHGLDGKKGGSNLTPLEGKDDVLDIEIDSYIHCISAFVKLAQSEYALLTEIIPEHHQKKTFDSLIQEALDNLMLEGDNIVSAARRAILRHDYSAVLTIFPILRHLKMNKSEFDSTLQGTAAGTKNKLPTLITAMEMIGAKALEEFADSIKNDPDKEYNMPKDGTVHELTSNAILFLQQLLDFHETAGAMLASQETSSASSYSSDFSKRLLSTYICKVLGNLQLNLLSKSKVYEDSALSAIFLHNNYNYILKSLEKSELIQLVTVTQKKAELSYRELIEQQIQVYQRSWQKVTEHLTDRNMPVFQPGAKLKDKERQVIKDKFKGFNDGLEELCKIQKGWAIPDKEQRDFIRQAQRRVVSDAYRAFLHRCANISFTKNPEKYHKYRPEEVEEMIEKLFDTSA, via the exons GTCTCCATCCTGTCTTCGTTTGAAAGCCGCCTGATGCAGCTGGAGAACTCCATCATCCCCGTCCACAAACAGACGGAGAACCTGCAGCGGCTGCAGGAGAACGTGGACAAAACTCTGTCCTGCATGGACCACGTCATCAGTTACTACCACGTGGCCAAAGACACCGACAGGATCATCCGAGAGGG GCCGACAGGAAGGCTGGACGAGTATCTTGGATGTATTGCAAAGATTCAGAAAGCTGTGGAATATTTTCAGGACAACAATCCGGACAGCCCTGAACTCAACACCGTG AAAGCGCGCTTTGAGAAAGGTAAAGAGCTGCTGGAGGCCGAGTTCCGCAGCCTGCTGACCCGGTACAGTAAACCTGTTCCCCCCGTCCTCATCCTGGACGCCATCACTGTGGATGAGGAGCTGGAGGTGCAGGAGGACGTGGTGCTGGAGCACCTGCCTGAAGCCGTGCTCCAAGACATCATCTGCATCGCTGGCTGGCTGGTGGAATACGGACGCAACCAGG ATTTCATGAACGTTTACTTCCAGATCAGGTCCAACCAGCTGGATCGATCCATCAAAGGCCTGAAAGATCACTTCCGCAAGAACAGCGCCTCGTCCGGGACGCTCTACTCTCCCGCCATCCAAACCAAACGCAAGGACACGCCCACCAAAAAGGCACCAAAGAGACCAG GGACCATTCGCAAGGCTCAGAACCTTCTGAAACAGTACTCACAGCATGGGCTGGATGGGAAAAAGGGGGGCTCTAACCTCACTCCTTTGGAAG GGAAGGACGACGTCCTGGACATTGAAATCGACTCGTACATCCACTGCATCAGCGCCTTCGTCAAGTTGGCTCAGAGCGAGTACGCCCTGCTGACGGAGATCATCCCCGAGCACCACCAGAAGAAGACGTTTGACTCCCTCATTCAG GAGGCGTTGGACAACCTGATGCTGGAGGGCGACAACATCGTGTCCGCTGCTCGCAGAGCCATATTGCGCCACGACTACTCAGCCGTCCTCACCATCTTCCCCATCCTGAGACACCTGAAAATGAACAAGTCCGAGTTCGACTCCACGCTGCAG ggaacagcagcaggaaccAAGAACAAGCTGCCGACACTCATCACAGCCATGGAGATGATTGGAGCCAAAGCTCTGGAGGAGTTCGCTGACAGCATCAAG AATGACCCTGATAAAGAATACAACATGCCCAAAGATGGAACAGTCCACGAGCTGACCAGCAAC GCCATCctgttcctgcagcagctgctggatttTCATGAGACGGCAGGCGCCATGCTGGCCTCACAAG AGACGAGTTCAGCGAGCAGCTACAGCTCTGATTTCAGCAAACGGCTCCTCAGCACCTACATCT GTAAGGTTCTGGGAAACCTGCAGCTGAACCTGCTCAGTAAATCCAAAGTGTACGAGGACTCGGCTCTCAGCGCTATTTTCCTGCacaacaactacaactacaTCCTGAAGTCTCTGGAGAA GTCTGAGTTGATCCAGCTGGTGACGGTGACCCAGAAAAAAGCGGAGTTGTCCTACAGGGAGCTGATCGAGCAGCAGATCCAGGTCTACCAGCGCAG CTGGCAGAAAGTCACGGAGCACCTGACGGACCGGAACATGCCCGTCTTCCAGCCCGGCGCCAAG cTCAAAGACAAAGAACGACAAGTGATCAAAGACAAATTCAAG GGCTTTAATGACGGGCTGGAGGAGCTCTGTAAGATCCAGAAGGGTTGGGCCATCCCcgacaaagagcagagagactTCATCCGTCAGGCTCAGAGGAGGGTGGTGTCAGACGCCTACAGAGCGTTTCTACACAG ATGTGCCAACATCTCCTTCACCAAGAACCCCGAGAAGTATCACAAGTACCGAccggaggaggtggaggagatgaTCGAGAAGCTGTTCGACACGTCGGCCTGA
- the exoc7 gene encoding exocyst complex component 7 isoform X6 — protein sequence MGRNSGMIPTEDASARKREIEEKLRQEQETLSFIRENLEKSDQLTKGMVSILSSFESRLMQLENSIIPVHKQTENLQRLQENVDKTLSCMDHVISYYHVAKDTDRIIREGPTGRLDEYLGCIAKIQKAVEYFQDNNPDSPELNTVKARFEKGKELLEAEFRSLLTRYSKPVPPVLILDAITVDEELEVQEDVVLEHLPEAVLQDIICIAGWLVEYGRNQDFMNVYFQIRSNQLDRSIKGLKDHFRKNSASSGTLYSPAIQTKRKDTPTKKAPKRPGYDHDLRVKHLSDALNEKHGAAAGKDDVLDIEIDSYIHCISAFVKLAQSEYALLTEIIPEHHQKKTFDSLIQEALDNLMLEGDNIVSAARRAILRHDYSAVLTIFPILRHLKMNKSEFDSTLQGTAAGTKNKLPTLITAMEMIGAKALEEFADSIKNDPDKEYNMPKDGTVHELTSNAILFLQQLLDFHETAGAMLASQETSSASSYSSDFSKRLLSTYICKVLGNLQLNLLSKSKVYEDSALSAIFLHNNYNYILKSLEKSELIQLVTVTQKKAELSYRELIEQQIQVYQRSWQKVTEHLTDRNMPVFQPGAKLKDKERQVIKDKFKGFNDGLEELCKIQKGWAIPDKEQRDFIRQAQRRVVSDAYRAFLHRCANISFTKNPEKYHKYRPEEVEEMIEKLFDTSA from the exons GTCTCCATCCTGTCTTCGTTTGAAAGCCGCCTGATGCAGCTGGAGAACTCCATCATCCCCGTCCACAAACAGACGGAGAACCTGCAGCGGCTGCAGGAGAACGTGGACAAAACTCTGTCCTGCATGGACCACGTCATCAGTTACTACCACGTGGCCAAAGACACCGACAGGATCATCCGAGAGGG GCCGACAGGAAGGCTGGACGAGTATCTTGGATGTATTGCAAAGATTCAGAAAGCTGTGGAATATTTTCAGGACAACAATCCGGACAGCCCTGAACTCAACACCGTG AAAGCGCGCTTTGAGAAAGGTAAAGAGCTGCTGGAGGCCGAGTTCCGCAGCCTGCTGACCCGGTACAGTAAACCTGTTCCCCCCGTCCTCATCCTGGACGCCATCACTGTGGATGAGGAGCTGGAGGTGCAGGAGGACGTGGTGCTGGAGCACCTGCCTGAAGCCGTGCTCCAAGACATCATCTGCATCGCTGGCTGGCTGGTGGAATACGGACGCAACCAGG ATTTCATGAACGTTTACTTCCAGATCAGGTCCAACCAGCTGGATCGATCCATCAAAGGCCTGAAAGATCACTTCCGCAAGAACAGCGCCTCGTCCGGGACGCTCTACTCTCCCGCCATCCAAACCAAACGCAAGGACACGCCCACCAAAAAGGCACCAAAGAGACCAG GTTACGATCACGACCTGCGGGTCAAACACCTGTCTGACGCCCTGAACGAGAAGCACGGGGCTGCCGCAG GGAAGGACGACGTCCTGGACATTGAAATCGACTCGTACATCCACTGCATCAGCGCCTTCGTCAAGTTGGCTCAGAGCGAGTACGCCCTGCTGACGGAGATCATCCCCGAGCACCACCAGAAGAAGACGTTTGACTCCCTCATTCAG GAGGCGTTGGACAACCTGATGCTGGAGGGCGACAACATCGTGTCCGCTGCTCGCAGAGCCATATTGCGCCACGACTACTCAGCCGTCCTCACCATCTTCCCCATCCTGAGACACCTGAAAATGAACAAGTCCGAGTTCGACTCCACGCTGCAG ggaacagcagcaggaaccAAGAACAAGCTGCCGACACTCATCACAGCCATGGAGATGATTGGAGCCAAAGCTCTGGAGGAGTTCGCTGACAGCATCAAG AATGACCCTGATAAAGAATACAACATGCCCAAAGATGGAACAGTCCACGAGCTGACCAGCAAC GCCATCctgttcctgcagcagctgctggatttTCATGAGACGGCAGGCGCCATGCTGGCCTCACAAG AGACGAGTTCAGCGAGCAGCTACAGCTCTGATTTCAGCAAACGGCTCCTCAGCACCTACATCT GTAAGGTTCTGGGAAACCTGCAGCTGAACCTGCTCAGTAAATCCAAAGTGTACGAGGACTCGGCTCTCAGCGCTATTTTCCTGCacaacaactacaactacaTCCTGAAGTCTCTGGAGAA GTCTGAGTTGATCCAGCTGGTGACGGTGACCCAGAAAAAAGCGGAGTTGTCCTACAGGGAGCTGATCGAGCAGCAGATCCAGGTCTACCAGCGCAG CTGGCAGAAAGTCACGGAGCACCTGACGGACCGGAACATGCCCGTCTTCCAGCCCGGCGCCAAG cTCAAAGACAAAGAACGACAAGTGATCAAAGACAAATTCAAG GGCTTTAATGACGGGCTGGAGGAGCTCTGTAAGATCCAGAAGGGTTGGGCCATCCCcgacaaagagcagagagactTCATCCGTCAGGCTCAGAGGAGGGTGGTGTCAGACGCCTACAGAGCGTTTCTACACAG ATGTGCCAACATCTCCTTCACCAAGAACCCCGAGAAGTATCACAAGTACCGAccggaggaggtggaggagatgaTCGAGAAGCTGTTCGACACGTCGGCCTGA